The Mixta hanseatica genome includes a region encoding these proteins:
- a CDS encoding barstar family protein — translation MLELHFDFLAIRSGEEFYRCFIEQSGVAGELGDNLDALWEMLTGELRLPARAWLYHLPSVQQRGDLAAIIALLEQAAQTLQGEFIVQRVQVCGE, via the coding sequence GTGCTGGAACTGCATTTCGATTTTTTAGCTATCCGCAGCGGCGAAGAGTTCTATCGCTGCTTTATTGAGCAGAGTGGCGTCGCCGGCGAGTTAGGCGATAACCTTGATGCGCTATGGGAAATGCTAACGGGCGAATTACGGCTGCCGGCGCGCGCATGGCTTTACCATCTGCCATCGGTACAACAGCGCGGCGATCTGGCGGCGATCATTGCGCTGTTGGAACAGGCGGCGCAAACTCTGCAGGGCGAATTTATTGTGCAGCGGGTACAGGTATGTGGGGAATGA
- a CDS encoding RrF2 family transcriptional regulator: MLDYRFPTALQMVLSVAMAEQSGKRSTSAILAYGLEANPSFIRKLMVPLTRDGIIVSTLGRTGSIHLGRPADQITLRDIYVSVIEDKKIWASRPEVPARCVVSANACWYFKAIAQEAEEASLKVLAKRTVADALEELKTRDTSGCEAVPEPEAEIVCKKSR; encoded by the coding sequence ATGTTAGATTATCGCTTCCCGACAGCTTTGCAGATGGTTTTAAGCGTAGCGATGGCGGAGCAGTCGGGCAAACGTTCTACCAGCGCTATTTTGGCGTATGGTCTGGAAGCCAACCCGAGCTTTATTCGTAAGCTAATGGTGCCGCTAACGCGCGATGGCATTATCGTTTCTACCTTAGGCCGTACCGGTTCGATTCACCTTGGTCGCCCCGCCGATCAAATCACACTACGTGATATTTATGTTTCGGTGATCGAGGATAAGAAGATTTGGGCATCGCGCCCAGAAGTGCCGGCGCGCTGCGTAGTTAGCGCTAACGCCTGTTGGTATTTCAAAGCCATCGCGCAAGAGGCGGAAGAGGCCTCGCTTAAGGTGCTGGCTAAGCGTACCGTCGCCGATGCGCTGGAAGAGCTTAAAACACGGGATACCAGCGGCTGCGAGGCCGTGCCGGAGCCTGAAGCTGAAATTGTTTGTAAAAAGAGCCGCTAA
- a CDS encoding virulence factor SrfC family protein has product MTAFTLKQQASPFSQQIAEMNEGIDLALSWIDAQRAQSSRLDMEADGLKLSLRRGKYQLRQMQKTQPGENTLGFYGLSQAGKASLLQALVGDVQGKLTAAFSGKILNYLTHINPGNHDYGLATRFSHCREPEDASRPLTLTLLSEAEMTRMVLMAAFQQPKGEPEAKQLEARLEHLQRLRQPQPVKGLASDEMVALWDFCRRQDAGRAALLNRHFWPQACELAPLLSVDDRAQLFALLWNEDEALTVLWRQLAHTLHALQHAPCVLAPLSLLVDESLLPAELLFSTAATPNLTARRAEVVPWLAGRPASPVTLSLTELQLLTLEVLIPLSTPPRQALFDQVEVVDIPGYGVALDEDARQEQAQAAQRDPLTARLMQARRALFLEFYGERHSLDMLLVCTAASQRQDASLVGRMLTQWLKTMRRDKNEQQSGQKPVLVWAVTRFDGRYLQTANIDEAVQRQTGIAGSDWGSMLAQDAGGIERMAAWLQNEIKPENKQQRLQDQQQRLSRELSDRLLANWAQPVDDVQQKQQIADNLLKALQTRTGLHGELLERLQPSREQLRALYLLPQQQAAAGAHATPAAPDLPGSHFGIGFEFDLFSNQPEPALNGENEEPLQDSDSLFAQNVQRYWIHHLRSLPDNDGLLALLGVSKSTLQMLIEELITASFRLDIAGSLLRTLTEHEAANAPREGKVDRQVSRALTVLGDFVAWLGFLKRDAAERPDSRVNRGQKIFAQPQTPTVTFGNTQRLTRLSAAPANTTAFYIYDWLVGLNTLIVENNGYAGGSEIADSARLPLKQALKLIRAE; this is encoded by the coding sequence ATGACAGCCTTTACGCTGAAACAGCAGGCTTCTCCGTTCAGCCAGCAGATAGCGGAAATGAACGAAGGCATCGACCTCGCCCTTTCATGGATCGATGCGCAACGCGCGCAGTCTTCGCGGCTGGATATGGAAGCCGATGGTCTGAAGCTTTCTCTGCGCCGCGGTAAATATCAGCTGCGTCAAATGCAGAAGACGCAGCCTGGTGAGAATACGCTCGGTTTTTACGGGCTTTCACAGGCGGGAAAGGCTTCACTGCTGCAGGCTCTGGTGGGCGATGTGCAGGGGAAATTAACCGCCGCCTTTAGCGGGAAAATCCTTAACTATCTGACGCACATTAATCCCGGTAACCATGATTATGGTCTGGCGACGCGCTTCAGCCACTGCCGCGAGCCGGAAGACGCCAGCCGACCGTTGACGTTAACCCTGCTAAGCGAAGCGGAAATGACCCGCATGGTGCTGATGGCCGCTTTCCAGCAGCCCAAAGGCGAGCCGGAAGCCAAACAGCTGGAGGCACGACTGGAACATCTTCAGCGTCTGCGCCAGCCGCAGCCGGTTAAGGGGCTCGCCAGCGATGAAATGGTGGCGCTGTGGGATTTCTGCCGCCGTCAGGATGCTGGCCGCGCTGCGCTGCTAAACCGCCATTTTTGGCCGCAGGCCTGTGAACTGGCGCCGCTGCTGAGCGTAGACGACCGCGCGCAGCTCTTCGCCCTGCTGTGGAATGAAGATGAAGCCCTGACCGTGCTGTGGCGTCAGCTGGCGCATACTCTGCATGCGTTGCAGCATGCGCCCTGCGTGCTGGCGCCGCTTTCGCTGCTGGTCGATGAATCGCTGTTGCCTGCCGAACTGTTATTCAGCACCGCCGCCACGCCAAACCTGACCGCGCGTCGGGCGGAAGTGGTGCCATGGCTGGCTGGGCGTCCCGCCAGCCCGGTCACGCTGTCGCTGACAGAGCTGCAACTGCTGACGCTGGAGGTGCTGATTCCCTTATCCACTCCGCCGCGTCAGGCGTTGTTCGATCAGGTTGAGGTAGTAGATATTCCCGGCTACGGCGTCGCGCTGGATGAGGATGCGCGCCAGGAACAGGCGCAGGCCGCCCAGCGCGATCCGTTGACGGCACGCCTGATGCAGGCCCGCCGCGCGCTGTTTCTGGAATTTTATGGCGAGCGTCATAGTCTGGATATGCTGTTGGTCTGCACGGCCGCCAGCCAGCGCCAGGATGCCAGCCTTGTCGGACGCATGTTGACGCAATGGCTGAAAACCATGCGGCGCGACAAAAACGAGCAGCAAAGCGGCCAGAAGCCGGTACTGGTCTGGGCGGTAACCCGTTTCGACGGCCGTTATTTACAGACGGCGAATATCGATGAAGCGGTGCAGCGCCAAACCGGCATTGCCGGCAGCGACTGGGGATCAATGCTGGCGCAGGATGCGGGCGGCATTGAGCGCATGGCGGCATGGCTGCAAAACGAGATCAAGCCCGAAAATAAACAACAGCGCTTACAGGATCAACAGCAGCGTCTGAGCCGCGAGCTGAGCGATCGTCTGTTAGCCAACTGGGCGCAGCCGGTTGATGATGTGCAGCAGAAGCAGCAGATTGCCGACAATTTATTAAAAGCGCTGCAAACCCGCACCGGTCTGCATGGCGAGCTGTTGGAGCGGCTGCAACCCTCACGGGAACAGCTACGGGCGCTTTATCTGCTGCCGCAGCAGCAGGCTGCCGCCGGGGCGCACGCCACGCCGGCGGCGCCTGATTTACCGGGCAGCCATTTCGGCATCGGTTTTGAATTTGATCTGTTCAGCAATCAGCCTGAACCGGCGCTGAACGGTGAAAACGAAGAGCCATTGCAGGATAGCGACAGTCTGTTTGCGCAGAACGTGCAGCGCTACTGGATCCATCATCTGCGCAGCCTGCCGGATAATGACGGCCTGCTGGCCTTGTTGGGCGTGAGCAAAAGTACGCTGCAAATGCTGATAGAGGAGCTGATCACCGCCAGCTTCCGTCTGGATATCGCCGGCAGCCTGCTACGTACGCTAACCGAGCATGAGGCGGCCAACGCCCCGCGCGAAGGCAAGGTAGATCGTCAGGTTTCACGGGCGTTGACGGTGCTGGGTGATTTTGTCGCCTGGCTTGGCTTCCTGAAGCGCGACGCGGCTGAACGGCCTGACAGCCGCGTGAATCGCGGCCAGAAGATCTTTGCCCAGCCACAAACGCCTACCGTGACCTTTGGCAATACGCAGCGCCTGACGCGCCTTTCCGCCGCGCCGGCCAACACCACCGCATTTTATATTTATGACTGGCTGGTTGGTCTGAATACGCTGATTGTGGAAAATAACGGCTATGCGGGCGGCAGTGAAATCGCCGACAGCGCGCGGCTGCCGCTCAAGCAGGCGCTGAAACTGATCCGCGCTGAATAA
- a CDS encoding MFS transporter, whose protein sequence is MQQKIAYPGLTGILLLGVVQIIAWGGSFYIMAVLAAPISRETGWSQQWIYGALSLAILVSGMLAPLSGRIIARTGGRAMLAASGGILALGLTLVGLSHTLWLFLLAWTIIGVGMAMGLYDALFATLGTLYGGTARRAITSITLISGFCTTLVWPFCALLIAWLGWRHACFAYAALLLISVFPAYLYSLPAGGGQTSGAARHKMSGKQAAIPRDLFWLLCAIFTLASVVMTAVSVQLITLLQSQGYTLAAALAISTVLGPCQVASRVVDMAFRRGHPVWTTLFSVGLVALGLVMLALFPQLALIGMLLYGAGNGLRAIVRGTLPLALVKPEEYAIIAGRMARPALIGQALTPLIGGWIFQHFGAQATLLLLCVLALLNVLLTLVLKSRMSPARAS, encoded by the coding sequence TTGCAACAGAAAATCGCTTACCCCGGTCTGACCGGCATCCTGCTGTTGGGCGTGGTACAGATCATCGCATGGGGCGGCTCTTTTTACATTATGGCGGTACTGGCTGCGCCGATAAGCCGGGAAACTGGCTGGTCGCAGCAGTGGATTTACGGGGCGCTGTCGCTGGCTATTCTCGTTTCCGGCATGCTGGCCCCGTTAAGCGGCCGCATTATCGCCCGTACCGGCGGTCGCGCCATGCTGGCTGCCAGCGGCGGCATATTGGCCCTTGGACTGACGCTGGTTGGGCTAAGTCATACGCTGTGGTTATTTCTACTGGCCTGGACGATTATCGGCGTCGGTATGGCGATGGGGCTGTATGATGCACTGTTTGCCACGCTGGGCACCCTGTATGGCGGCACGGCCCGTCGCGCCATTACCAGCATCACCCTGATTTCCGGCTTCTGCACCACCCTGGTGTGGCCGTTTTGCGCCTTACTTATTGCATGGCTGGGCTGGCGACACGCCTGTTTCGCTTATGCCGCGTTATTGCTGATTAGCGTTTTCCCGGCTTATCTCTACTCTTTACCCGCGGGCGGCGGGCAAACAAGCGGGGCGGCCAGACATAAGATGTCAGGCAAACAGGCGGCGATACCGCGCGATCTCTTCTGGCTGCTGTGCGCCATTTTTACCCTGGCGTCGGTAGTTATGACCGCCGTTTCGGTACAGCTGATTACCTTACTGCAGAGTCAGGGCTATACGCTGGCCGCTGCGCTGGCGATTAGCACCGTACTGGGGCCGTGTCAGGTCGCCTCGCGCGTGGTGGATATGGCATTCCGGCGCGGTCATCCGGTCTGGACCACATTATTTTCCGTGGGATTGGTGGCGCTGGGGTTGGTCATGTTGGCGCTATTTCCTCAATTGGCGCTGATCGGTATGCTGCTTTACGGGGCGGGAAACGGGTTGCGAGCGATTGTTCGCGGAACGCTGCCGCTGGCGCTGGTAAAACCGGAAGAATACGCAATTATCGCCGGGCGGATGGCGCGTCCGGCGCTGATTGGTCAGGCATTAACGCCTCTGATAGGCGGCTGGATTTTCCAACACTTCGGCGCGCAGGCTACCTTACTGCTGCTGTGTGTGCTGGCGTTGCTCAATGTACTGCTTACCCTGGTATTGAAAAGCCGAATGTCGCCAGCGCGCGCGTCGTAA
- a CDS encoding glycoside hydrolase family 28 protein: MLISLDDYHPAADGQTADTAHFQRAIDDIAAQGGGTLYVPPGPYLIGSLTLPANFTLHLAAGATLIASSRAEDYVIQAKSQAECSTRALLYAYGEKNITIEGKGRIDGNARAWFAPQADEMGYRLPLAQRPRMLVLEACRQVTLQDFAIEQAPMWTIHLVSCEQVRISRLCVDNDLTMANTDALDIDSCRYVHISDSYFSAADDGICIKTTRKPAPLNGPAAHITITGTILRSNSCALKIGTETWDDIEDVVVTGCTIIDSNRGIGLLSRDGGRFRRLSFSHITFNCVYAPAVHWGKADPVFISVRRRHPDIMPGEIAWVQFSHLTGTTQGAINLHNEIPGALHHISFDHLLIDQQPCEHPEQGGYDIRPPCNPANPTGMGLDNAYALNPATQRPWGVEAWPGGMPGLFARGVTALSLSQIQINRPEPLPSGWNPQLIIDLG; the protein is encoded by the coding sequence ATGCTAATCTCCCTGGATGACTATCACCCCGCAGCCGATGGCCAAACTGCCGATACCGCCCATTTTCAACGCGCAATTGACGATATCGCCGCTCAGGGCGGTGGCACACTCTATGTGCCTCCCGGCCCATATCTGATCGGTTCCCTGACGCTTCCCGCGAATTTCACGCTGCATCTTGCCGCCGGGGCAACGTTAATTGCCAGTAGCCGGGCGGAGGATTATGTCATACAGGCAAAAAGCCAGGCAGAATGTTCAACGCGGGCGCTGCTGTATGCTTACGGCGAGAAAAATATCACCATTGAGGGGAAAGGGCGTATTGATGGCAATGCCCGCGCCTGGTTTGCCCCGCAGGCCGATGAGATGGGCTACCGCTTGCCGCTGGCGCAGCGGCCGCGCATGCTGGTGCTGGAAGCCTGCCGTCAGGTCACGCTTCAGGACTTCGCCATCGAACAGGCACCGATGTGGACCATTCATTTGGTGAGCTGTGAACAGGTGAGGATTAGCCGTCTCTGCGTTGATAACGATTTAACCATGGCGAATACCGATGCGCTGGATATTGACAGTTGCCGCTATGTTCATATCAGCGACAGCTATTTTAGCGCGGCGGATGATGGCATCTGTATCAAAACCACGCGCAAACCGGCGCCGCTGAACGGGCCGGCAGCGCACATTACCATTACCGGCACCATTCTGCGTTCCAACAGCTGCGCGCTAAAAATCGGCACGGAAACCTGGGACGATATTGAAGATGTAGTGGTGACCGGCTGCACTATCATCGATTCCAATCGCGGCATCGGTCTGCTTAGCCGCGACGGCGGACGTTTTCGTCGGCTCTCTTTCAGCCATATCACTTTCAATTGCGTTTATGCGCCCGCGGTGCACTGGGGAAAAGCCGATCCGGTCTTTATCTCGGTGCGCCGACGTCATCCCGATATTATGCCGGGGGAAATCGCCTGGGTTCAGTTCAGCCATCTTACCGGCACCACGCAGGGCGCGATTAATCTGCACAATGAGATCCCCGGCGCGCTGCATCATATCAGTTTCGATCATCTATTAATTGACCAGCAGCCCTGCGAGCATCCGGAACAGGGCGGGTATGATATTCGTCCGCCCTGTAATCCGGCTAATCCCACCGGCATGGGGCTGGATAACGCTTATGCCCTGAATCCGGCTACGCAGCGTCCGTGGGGCGTAGAGGCCTGGCCTGGCGGCATGCCGGGGCTGTTTGCCCGCGGCGTTACGGCGCTGTCGCTCAGTCAGATACAAATCAATCGGCCTGAGCCGTTGCCGTCGGGCTGGAATCCGCAGCTTATTATTGATCTCGGTTAG
- a CDS encoding helix-turn-helix domain-containing protein, whose amino-acid sequence MRSDAFIHDLIDWIDNNIEGRLDLDTVSERAGYSKWHLQRMFKEHTGHPLGEYIRSQKLKKSADRLTRSNEPILNVAISLGFDSQQSFNRSFKRQFGQAPGAWRRSVVQQHGKSLQS is encoded by the coding sequence ATGAGAAGTGACGCGTTTATTCACGATCTGATTGACTGGATTGATAACAACATTGAAGGCCGGCTGGATTTAGATACCGTTTCCGAGCGCGCAGGTTATTCAAAATGGCACCTGCAGCGTATGTTTAAAGAGCATACCGGCCATCCGCTGGGCGAGTATATTCGCTCGCAGAAGCTGAAAAAGTCAGCCGACCGTCTGACCCGCAGCAACGAGCCGATCCTGAATGTGGCTATCTCTTTAGGTTTTGATTCTCAGCAATCTTTTAACCGCAGCTTTAAACGTCAGTTTGGCCAGGCGCCAGGCGCATGGCGTCGTAGCGTGGTTCAGCAGCACGGTAAGTCATTACAAAGCTGA
- a CDS encoding virulence factor SrfB — protein sequence MLAPITDFKQKITLIAESGVQFLDFAIAVSESQPRKFVRQTANGPLLRITHDAASGRFLLPLEDGAAPEVVKPECSTTQEQSLNLLNGIWLPVPVLRCAPPRQFIGGPENWARMQIVALDKPDVEGYTHRVILAFDTQTAPDDSDQAQLALTPSDANNGVGFALAWQNYELGDFLDLTWVDGWLREAFIQRATELESRHESDIKMALREFEYQAHYLNLLELLGTQLALTDMRILTATLQEPVVNVDLILDVGNSHTCGILVEDHPDEVNGLKQTYELQLRDLSQPHQVYNEMFDSRVEFAEAHFGKKNFSVESGREEAFVWPSLTRVGREASRMALQRAGTDGTTGISSPRRYLWDEARYAAGWRFNRADRAGAEPQAIAAPLMTLINDEGEPLWQIEEDARLPVFSAHYSRSSLMTFMLSELLAQAMMQMNSAAQRQKMPHSYAPRQLRHIILTLPSAMPKPEREIFRCRMQDAIGLVWKAMGWHPADAPFDSVKDKALSSRPVPDVQMEWDEATCGQMVYLFNETQVNFAGRAEAFFASMARPDRLRDANEPAGKTLRIASIDIGGGTTDLAITHYALDDGQGNNVKINPRLLFREGFKVAGDDILLDVIQLYVLPALHASLKQAGLASPDNLLDKLFGSNGRMDGFSTLRQQATLQLFIPLAQAVLERYESYDPLDVSAEIEALYGELLTQRPGAAVLDYINGEVQRALGGQVAFDILQVPMVVSLSKLHGEFLSHRMAIVPALRSMAEVISLYSCDVLLLTGRPSRFPGVQALFRHLQPLPGSRILSLEGYHTSDWYPFNKMGRIDNPKSTAAVGAMLCLLALDLRLSSFWFKAGDFQPYSTIRYLGMLDDNHALTSENVCYSEIDLDDPSWTPDRKSSFQIRGNVCLGFRQLDNDRWLASPLYSLTINDAQLARKVAGDSVLRVKLAVEPGAQSGSPERFVLADARLDDGTRVPLSQLSLKLNTLSASGNGNAQYWIDSGSVFKK from the coding sequence ATGCTGGCGCCCATCACGGATTTTAAACAGAAGATTACCCTGATTGCCGAAAGCGGTGTTCAGTTCCTTGATTTTGCTATCGCCGTCAGCGAAAGCCAGCCGCGCAAATTTGTACGCCAGACGGCAAACGGCCCGCTGCTGCGCATTACACATGACGCCGCCAGCGGCCGTTTTTTGCTGCCGCTGGAAGATGGTGCCGCGCCGGAAGTGGTGAAACCGGAATGCAGCACAACTCAGGAACAGTCGCTGAACTTGCTTAACGGCATCTGGCTGCCGGTTCCCGTTTTACGCTGCGCCCCGCCGCGCCAGTTTATCGGCGGCCCGGAAAACTGGGCGCGCATGCAGATCGTCGCGCTGGATAAGCCGGACGTTGAGGGCTATACCCACCGCGTGATTCTGGCGTTTGATACCCAAACGGCGCCCGACGACAGCGATCAGGCGCAGCTGGCCCTGACCCCTTCCGATGCCAATAACGGCGTGGGCTTTGCGCTGGCGTGGCAAAATTACGAGCTGGGCGACTTTCTCGATCTGACCTGGGTTGACGGCTGGCTGCGCGAAGCCTTTATTCAGCGCGCCACTGAACTGGAATCGCGCCACGAAAGCGACATCAAAATGGCGCTGCGCGAATTTGAATATCAGGCGCACTATCTTAACCTGCTTGAACTGCTGGGAACCCAGCTGGCGCTGACCGATATGCGTATCCTGACCGCCACGCTGCAGGAACCGGTGGTGAATGTCGATCTGATCCTTGACGTCGGTAACTCTCATACCTGCGGCATTCTGGTGGAGGATCACCCGGACGAAGTCAACGGTCTGAAACAGACCTATGAATTACAGCTGCGCGACCTTTCGCAGCCGCACCAGGTCTATAACGAGATGTTCGATAGCCGGGTTGAGTTTGCGGAAGCGCACTTCGGGAAAAAGAATTTTTCCGTGGAGAGCGGTCGCGAAGAGGCGTTTGTCTGGCCCTCCTTAACCCGCGTGGGACGCGAGGCGAGCCGTATGGCACTGCAGCGCGCCGGCACCGATGGCACCACCGGCATCTCCAGCCCGCGCCGCTATTTGTGGGATGAGGCGCGCTACGCCGCAGGCTGGCGCTTTAACCGCGCCGATCGCGCAGGCGCAGAGCCGCAGGCGATCGCCGCGCCGCTGATGACGCTGATTAACGATGAAGGCGAACCGCTGTGGCAGATCGAAGAAGATGCGCGTCTGCCGGTGTTTTCCGCCCACTACAGCCGCAGCTCGCTGATGACCTTTATGCTCAGCGAACTCCTGGCCCAGGCAATGATGCAGATGAACAGCGCCGCGCAGCGTCAGAAAATGCCGCACAGCTATGCGCCGCGCCAGCTGCGACACATTATTCTTACCTTGCCCTCGGCGATGCCGAAACCAGAGCGCGAAATTTTCCGCTGCCGTATGCAGGACGCCATCGGCCTGGTGTGGAAGGCGATGGGCTGGCATCCTGCCGATGCGCCATTCGACAGCGTCAAAGATAAAGCGCTCAGCAGCCGTCCGGTGCCGGATGTGCAGATGGAGTGGGATGAAGCGACCTGTGGTCAGATGGTGTATCTGTTTAATGAAACCCAGGTTAATTTTGCCGGACGCGCAGAGGCCTTTTTCGCCAGCATGGCGCGCCCCGATCGCCTGCGCGACGCCAATGAGCCCGCCGGTAAAACGCTGCGTATCGCCTCGATTGATATCGGCGGCGGCACCACGGATCTGGCCATTACCCATTACGCGTTGGATGATGGTCAGGGCAACAATGTAAAAATCAATCCGCGCTTACTGTTTCGCGAAGGCTTTAAGGTGGCCGGTGACGATATTCTGCTGGATGTGATCCAGCTTTATGTGCTGCCTGCGCTGCACGCCTCACTGAAACAGGCCGGGCTGGCCAGCCCGGATAACCTGCTTGATAAGTTATTTGGCTCCAACGGGCGCATGGATGGGTTTTCCACGCTGCGTCAACAGGCGACGCTGCAGCTGTTTATCCCGCTGGCGCAGGCGGTGCTGGAGCGCTATGAGAGCTACGATCCGCTGGATGTCAGCGCGGAAATCGAAGCCCTGTATGGCGAACTGCTGACGCAGCGTCCCGGCGCGGCGGTGCTGGATTATATTAACGGCGAAGTGCAGCGCGCGCTGGGCGGCCAGGTGGCGTTTGATATTTTGCAGGTGCCGATGGTGGTAAGCCTTAGCAAGCTGCACGGCGAATTTTTGTCGCACCGCATGGCGATTGTGCCTGCGCTGCGCTCGATGGCAGAAGTGATCTCGCTTTACAGTTGTGATGTGCTGCTGCTGACCGGCCGTCCGTCGCGTTTCCCTGGCGTGCAGGCGCTGTTCCGCCATCTGCAGCCGCTGCCGGGCAGCCGCATTCTGTCGCTGGAGGGTTATCACACCAGCGACTGGTATCCGTTTAATAAAATGGGCCGTATCGATAATCCAAAATCGACCGCGGCGGTCGGCGCGATGCTCTGCCTGCTGGCCCTTGACTTACGCCTGTCGAGCTTCTGGTTTAAGGCCGGGGATTTCCAGCCCTACTCCACGATTCGCTATCTCGGCATGCTGGATGATAACCATGCGTTGACCAGCGAAAACGTCTGTTACAGCGAAATCGATCTGGACGACCCCAGCTGGACGCCCGATCGTAAAAGCAGTTTCCAGATCCGCGGCAATGTTTGCCTGGGCTTCCGTCAACTGGATAATGACCGCTGGCTGGCGTCGCCGCTTTACAGCCTGACCATTAACGATGCGCAACTGGCGCGTAAAGTGGCTGGCGACAGCGTGCTGCGCGTGAAGCTGGCGGTAGAACCTGGCGCGCAGTCGGGATCGCCGGAGCGTTTTGTGCTGGCCGATGCGCGACTGGATGACGGTACACGCGTACCGCTTTCACAGCTCAGCCTTAAACTAAATACATTGTCCGCCAGCGGCAATGGCAATGCCCAATACTGGATCGACAGCGGGAGCGTATTTAAGAAATGA
- a CDS encoding helix-turn-helix transcriptional regulator, whose amino-acid sequence MSNVSRAETQDKSSSRLLGDFLRSRRESLDPVRLGLPRMRHRRTPGLRREEVAQLADVGVTWYTWLEQGREIKASAKTLAAIASALQCNEAETEHLFRLAGQTHPATRAAKACAKLSAHTRIMLDSLNPLPAVVQNQRFDIMGHNQAWARLMNVDVDTLPEEQRNCMWLAFNHAGWRSAVANWEEVMPQMVAMFRAQMGEHLGDPHWEDFLARLLASSAEFRDTWQRYELRSIENRVKYFFHPQAGRLALRQNNWWSAPRNGDRLLVYIPDDEASAAALQAITSAN is encoded by the coding sequence ATGTCGAACGTGAGCCGCGCAGAAACGCAGGATAAATCCAGCAGCCGTCTGCTGGGCGATTTTTTGCGTAGTCGACGCGAGAGCCTTGACCCGGTGCGGCTTGGGCTACCGCGTATGCGCCATCGCCGCACGCCGGGCCTGCGGCGGGAAGAGGTGGCGCAGCTGGCCGATGTCGGCGTAACCTGGTATACCTGGCTGGAGCAGGGCAGAGAAATTAAAGCCTCCGCTAAAACGCTGGCCGCCATTGCTTCTGCGTTACAGTGTAACGAAGCGGAAACCGAGCATCTGTTCCGCCTGGCTGGACAAACGCATCCCGCTACCCGGGCGGCTAAAGCCTGCGCCAAACTGTCAGCCCATACGCGTATTATGCTGGACAGTCTGAATCCGCTGCCGGCGGTGGTGCAGAATCAGCGTTTCGATATTATGGGTCACAATCAGGCCTGGGCGCGCCTGATGAATGTGGATGTGGACACGCTGCCGGAAGAGCAGCGCAACTGTATGTGGCTGGCGTTTAACCATGCTGGCTGGCGCAGCGCGGTGGCTAACTGGGAAGAGGTGATGCCGCAAATGGTCGCAATGTTTCGCGCGCAGATGGGCGAACACTTAGGCGATCCGCACTGGGAAGATTTTCTTGCGCGACTGCTGGCCAGCTCGGCTGAATTCCGTGATACCTGGCAGCGTTATGAACTGCGCAGCATTGAGAACCGGGTTAAATATTTTTTTCATCCGCAGGCCGGCAGGCTGGCTCTGCGGCAGAATAACTGGTGGTCGGCTCCGCGTAACGGCGACCGCCTGTTGGTTTATATCCCGGACGATGAGGCCAGCGCGGCTGCGCTTCAGGCGATCACCTCTGCTAACTAA